From Rhizobium sp. NZLR1, a single genomic window includes:
- a CDS encoding aldo/keto reductase — MTAQPIITFHDGHSVPQVGLGVWQTPQDIAAPTVRTAIAAGYRHIDTASGYDNEEGVGEGIRSSGLDRKDIFVTTKLRNTDQGYDNALSAFDGSLKKLGSDYVDLYLIHWPSPHRGLYTETWKAFVRIREEGRARSIGVSNFFPEHLERIIGETGVVPVINQIELHPDFQQKAAQEAHKKLNIATESWSPLGQGKFISNPVIGEIAGKHRKTPAQVIIRWHIDTGLVVIPKSVTPSRIEENFQVFDFKLDADDMAAIARLDRASARMGPDPMTATF; from the coding sequence GTGACCGCTCAACCCATCATTACTTTCCATGACGGACATTCCGTTCCCCAGGTCGGTCTCGGCGTCTGGCAGACGCCGCAGGACATTGCCGCCCCGACGGTGCGTACCGCAATTGCCGCCGGCTATCGCCATATCGATACGGCGTCCGGCTACGACAACGAAGAGGGCGTCGGTGAAGGCATCCGCTCTTCCGGCCTCGACCGCAAGGATATCTTCGTCACCACCAAGCTTAGGAATACCGACCAGGGTTACGACAATGCGCTCAGCGCCTTCGACGGCAGCCTGAAGAAACTCGGCTCCGACTATGTCGATCTCTATCTCATTCACTGGCCGTCGCCGCATCGCGGCCTCTACACCGAGACCTGGAAGGCTTTCGTGCGCATCCGCGAAGAGGGCCGCGCCCGCTCGATCGGCGTGTCGAATTTCTTTCCCGAACATCTGGAGCGCATCATCGGCGAAACCGGTGTCGTTCCGGTCATCAACCAGATCGAACTGCATCCCGACTTCCAGCAGAAGGCGGCGCAGGAGGCGCACAAGAAGCTGAATATCGCCACCGAATCCTGGAGCCCTCTCGGCCAGGGCAAATTCATTTCGAACCCGGTTATCGGTGAGATCGCCGGCAAGCATCGGAAGACGCCGGCCCAGGTCATCATCCGCTGGCATATCGACACCGGCCTCGTCGTCATCCCGAAGTCGGTGACGCCGTCGCGTATCGAGGAGAACTTCCAGGTATTCGATTTCAAGCTTGATGCCGATGACATGGCGGCGATCGCCAGACTCGACCGCGCCAGCGCCCGCATGGGACCGGACCCGATGACGGCAACTTTC
- a CDS encoding L,D-transpeptidase — protein MKPSTIVVRPAPGQKSRAIVRFGAITVPAAIGRSGRTAMKREGDGATPIASMRLISGFRRGERNGRLATSLPIRRIRADMLWCDQPDNASYNRLVRGPFGPSHEEMRRGDGLYDICLVMDWNISSRARNRGSAIFFHLIRPGYEPTAGCVAVSLSDMRRLLPHLRKGTIVRVL, from the coding sequence ATGAAGCCGTCGACGATCGTGGTGCGGCCGGCGCCGGGCCAGAAAAGCCGGGCGATCGTCCGGTTCGGCGCCATCACCGTCCCTGCCGCGATCGGCCGCTCCGGACGAACCGCAATGAAACGAGAGGGCGACGGCGCCACACCGATCGCCTCGATGAGGCTGATATCAGGCTTCCGGCGTGGTGAGCGAAACGGCCGGCTCGCCACTTCTCTTCCCATCCGCCGCATCCGCGCCGACATGCTCTGGTGCGATCAGCCCGACAACGCCAGCTATAATCGCCTCGTCAGGGGGCCGTTCGGCCCGAGCCATGAGGAGATGCGGCGTGGCGACGGGCTCTACGATATCTGTCTGGTGATGGACTGGAACATCTCCTCGCGGGCGCGCAATCGCGGCTCGGCGATCTTCTTCCATCTCATCCGGCCGGGCTACGAGCCGACGGCCGGCTGCGTGGCGGTCAGCCTCAGCGACATGCGCCGGCTTCTGCCGCATCTTCGGAAAGGGACGATTGTCCGGGTCCTCTGA
- a CDS encoding response regulator transcription factor, translating into MTARTILLVDDDDDLRQTLTEQLSLYEEFSVLQEANAGKGVATARSTPVDLLIMDVGLPDMDGREAVKLLRKGGFKAPIIMLTGHDTDSDTILGLEAGANDYVTKPFRFAVLLARIRVQLRQHEQSEDATFTVGPYLFKPSQKLLTTDNGQKIRLTEKEAAIIRYLYRAEQKVVTRDVLLEEVWGYNSGVTTHTLETHVYRLRQKIERDPSNAEILVTENGGYKIIP; encoded by the coding sequence ATGACCGCACGCACCATTCTTCTGGTGGATGACGACGACGACCTTCGTCAGACGCTGACGGAGCAATTGTCGCTGTATGAGGAGTTTTCGGTTCTGCAGGAAGCCAACGCCGGCAAGGGTGTTGCGACCGCCCGCTCGACACCGGTCGATCTGCTGATCATGGATGTCGGCCTGCCCGATATGGACGGCCGCGAGGCGGTGAAACTGCTGCGCAAGGGCGGCTTCAAGGCGCCAATCATCATGCTGACCGGCCACGATACCGATTCCGACACGATCCTTGGCCTCGAAGCCGGCGCCAACGACTATGTCACCAAGCCCTTCCGTTTCGCCGTGCTGCTCGCGCGCATTCGCGTGCAACTGCGCCAGCACGAGCAGAGCGAGGACGCCACCTTCACCGTCGGCCCCTACCTCTTCAAGCCGAGCCAGAAACTGCTCACCACCGATAACGGCCAGAAGATCCGGCTGACGGAAAAGGAGGCGGCGATCATCCGCTATCTCTATCGTGCCGAACAGAAGGTCGTGACCCGCGACGTGCTTCTCGAAGAGGTCTGGGGCTATAATTCCGGCGTGACGACGCATACGCTGGAAACCCACGTTTACCGGCTGCGCCAGAAGATCGAGCGCGATCCCTCCAATGCCGAAATCCTGGTCACCGAAAACGGCGGCTACAAGATCATACCCTAG
- a CDS encoding cyclic nucleotide-binding domain-containing protein, producing the protein MALTDDIHMLAQLPLFRDMNEDQLRLIAFGADRRMIAAGQMLFRQGSPAESAYVVLSGSLELSAASSDGMQKTEGVAGPGTMISELALVTLVERKFTAVAREDTGIIRITRALFHRLIEEYPDAALLIQNRIRDNLAELAAKAASQFYRFS; encoded by the coding sequence ATGGCGCTGACCGACGACATCCACATGCTCGCGCAGCTTCCTTTGTTCAGGGATATGAACGAGGATCAGCTGCGGCTGATCGCCTTCGGCGCCGATCGGCGCATGATCGCGGCCGGCCAGATGCTGTTTCGCCAGGGCTCGCCCGCCGAGAGTGCCTATGTCGTCCTCAGCGGCAGCCTGGAGCTGAGCGCTGCAAGCAGCGACGGCATGCAGAAGACGGAGGGGGTCGCCGGCCCCGGAACGATGATTTCCGAACTGGCGCTGGTCACGCTGGTGGAGCGCAAGTTCACCGCGGTGGCGCGCGAGGACACCGGCATCATCCGCATCACCCGCGCCCTCTTCCACCGACTGATCGAGGAATATCCGGACGCAGCCCTGCTGATCCAGAACCGCATCCGCGACAATCTCGCCGAACTTGCGGCAAAGGCCGCAAGCCAGTTCTACCGCTTCAGCTGA
- a CDS encoding exodeoxyribonuclease III, with protein sequence MGFSITTWNINSVRLRMPIVEQLVLKHRPDILCLQETKVANELFPAAPLRAMGYDHIIIHGQKGYHGVAIASRIPLTEDHRQDYCGVGDARHISAIFERGNRRVRLHNFYVPAGGDEPDRTVNPKFGHKLDFIEEMKRLKANGESNTSAILVGDLNVAPLEHDVWSHKQLLKIVSHTPVETDGLLEVMKRGGWLDLMRQHVPENEKLYTWWSYRAKDWEAADRGRRLDHIWSSSDLGPHLRRIEILKEARGWDRPSDHVPVTAHFDL encoded by the coding sequence ATGGGCTTTTCGATCACCACCTGGAACATCAACTCGGTGCGGCTGCGCATGCCGATCGTCGAGCAGCTCGTTCTCAAGCACAGGCCCGACATTCTCTGCCTGCAGGAAACCAAGGTGGCGAACGAGCTCTTTCCGGCCGCACCGCTGCGGGCGATGGGCTACGATCACATCATCATCCACGGCCAGAAAGGCTATCACGGCGTGGCGATCGCCTCGCGCATTCCGCTGACGGAGGATCACCGGCAGGATTATTGCGGGGTCGGCGATGCCAGACACATTTCGGCGATTTTCGAGCGCGGCAATCGCCGTGTCCGGCTGCACAATTTCTACGTTCCGGCCGGCGGCGACGAGCCCGACCGTACCGTCAATCCGAAATTCGGCCACAAGCTCGATTTCATCGAGGAGATGAAGCGGCTGAAAGCCAATGGTGAGAGCAACACCTCCGCTATCCTGGTCGGCGACCTGAACGTCGCGCCGCTGGAGCACGATGTCTGGTCGCACAAGCAGCTCCTGAAGATCGTCAGCCATACGCCTGTCGAGACCGACGGGCTGCTTGAGGTGATGAAGCGCGGCGGTTGGCTCGATCTCATGCGCCAGCATGTGCCGGAGAACGAGAAGCTCTATACCTGGTGGAGCTACCGCGCCAAGGACTGGGAGGCGGCCGATCGCGGCCGCCGTCTCGACCATATCTGGTCGTCATCGGATCTCGGGCCGCATCTCCGGCGCATCGAGATCCTGAAGGAGGCGCGCGGCTGGGACCGGCCCTCGGACCATGTGCCGGTCACGGCGCATTTCGATCTTTAG
- a CDS encoding outer membrane lipoprotein carrier protein LolA produces the protein MSNSDPFLSGLTVTRRDLLGAFAVAAMVSAVPFGAYAQAAAPASGTAQAIADHFSGVTTMQGEFVQFGPRGEQTGGKFFIQRPGKLRFNYDDPSPMRVIADGKNVAIGNTKLKTWDLYPLSKTPLSLLLAQHIDLSAGMVKRVKEESDLTTIALGNNTVFGSSTITMMFDPKTYDLRQWTITDNQGKDTSVMIFNVKTGMQFDDRVFRVPYETIPGTPQSRD, from the coding sequence ATGAGTAACTCCGACCCCTTCCTCTCCGGCCTGACGGTAACGCGCCGCGATCTTCTCGGCGCCTTTGCCGTTGCTGCGATGGTGAGCGCCGTTCCCTTCGGTGCTTATGCGCAGGCGGCAGCTCCCGCCTCCGGCACCGCGCAGGCGATCGCCGACCACTTCTCCGGTGTCACGACGATGCAGGGCGAATTCGTGCAGTTCGGTCCGCGCGGCGAGCAGACCGGCGGCAAGTTTTTCATCCAGCGGCCCGGCAAACTGCGCTTCAATTATGACGACCCGTCGCCGATGCGCGTGATCGCCGACGGCAAAAACGTCGCCATCGGCAATACCAAGCTGAAAACCTGGGACCTCTATCCGCTCTCGAAGACGCCGCTCAGCCTGCTCCTGGCGCAGCACATCGACCTCTCGGCCGGCATGGTGAAGCGCGTGAAGGAAGAGTCGGATCTGACGACGATTGCGCTCGGCAACAACACGGTATTCGGCAGCTCGACCATCACCATGATGTTCGACCCGAAGACCTACGACCTGCGTCAGTGGACGATCACCGACAACCAGGGCAAGGACACGTCGGTGATGATCTTCAACGTCAAGACAGGCATGCAGTTCGACGATCGCGTGTTCCGCGTGCCCTATGAGACCATTCCGGGCACGCCTCAGTCCCGCGACTGA